Sequence from the Ornithinimicrobium humiphilum genome:
AGTTCACCTCGTAGGGCATCGTGAAGAAGTTCCACGGCAGGGTGCCGCCACCGATGCCGACGACGGTCAGCGAGCCCTGCTGCGCGACGACGCCCGCGGCCAGGGCCAGGGTGGCGTCCACGCCGACCATGTCGAGGACGGCGTCCACGCCGCGGCCGCCCGTCAGCTCACGGATCCGCGCGACCTGGCCCTCGCCGCCGGGCACCGTCACCGCGCCGTACCGCTCCGCCTGGACCATCGCCTCGGGCTTGACGTCGGTCGCGATCACGGTGGCGCCGGTGAGCGCGCGCAGGATCTGCACGGCGACCAGGCCCAGCCCGCCCAGGCCGATGACGAGGGCCGAGCGTCCGCCGCCGGCCAGCGAGGGCAGCGCCCGCTTGATGGCGTGGTAGGGCGTGAGGCCCGCGTCCGCCAGGGGCGCGGCATCGATCGGGTCGGCGTCGCCCAGCGGGACGAGGTTGCGGGCGGGGGCCAGGAGGTACTCCGCCATCCCGCCGTCCCGGCCCAGCCCCATACCGGCGACACCGGCCTCCTCGGGGTGGGCGCAGTAGGTGTCCTGGCCGCGGGAGCAGGCGGGGCAGCGACCGCAGCCGGTCGGCCCGTAGACCAGGTAGGCCGCGCCGGGCTCGAACCCGGTCACGCCCGGGCCGACCTCCTCCACCCATCCCGAGCTCTCGTGGCCGAGCACGAACGGCGGGGTCAGCAGCCCGGTCGGGTCACCCTCGAACTCCGCGAAGAGACCCACGTCGGAGTGGCAGGCACCCGCGCCGGCGACCTTGAGCAGGACCTCGCCGGGGCCCGGGGTGGGGCGCGGGACCTCCTTGAGCACGGGGAAGGTCTGGTAGCCCTCGAACACGACTGCGCGCATCGCGCCTCCTTGGTCGGCAGTGGGCCGGTGCCGGCGGTCCCGTCAGGGTGGCGGGTGCGGGGGCCCATCTACTACCCAGTGTAGGGGTCAAGGGTCTCGACCGGAACCACCCGGATCCCGTCCGTGTCGGCCAGGACGACCGCGGAGGAGGTGGGCACGTCCTGCAGCAGCGCGACGACCTGCTCGACGACCCAGGGGTTCGCGTGGAGATCGGTCCGGCGCATGACCTGGACCGACGCCCCCACCTGCCGCGACACCTCGGCCGCGACGCCCGGGTCGCCGGCCCCGACGAGGAGCACGTGCCGCAGCCGGGTCGTGCCGGCGGCCCCGCCCGGAGCGGGGGCGCCGCTGGAGCGGCGACGCTCGGTCTCGGCCCGGTCGGTGCGGAAGACCGTCCAGTGGTAGGCCGACAGCAGCGACGTGGTCGCGAGGATGCCGAACGGGAAGCGGATGCTGCGCATCGTCTCGACGTCGATGCCGCTCTCCAGGGCATCCTGCAGCAGCAGGTAGACCAGCGTGAGCAGGGCGACGACCGCGACGACGCCGGCGAGCCCGAAGAGGACGAGCAGGTAGGTGCGGCGCGTCGGGGACTCCAGCTCCTCGGCCGGGGAGGCGGCACGGGCCCGCTGGGCCGAGCGCCAGTGCCACCACCACAGCGGCAGGCCCACGGCCAGCAGCACCAGGGCGGCCAGCAGCGCGTTGAGGGCGCTGCCGCCGACGACGAGGTCGCTGCCGGCCGCGATGGCCTCCACGATGGTCACGAGGACCATCACCAGCCCGGCCGAGGCGGCGAGCAGGCCGACGGCGGCGAGCACGTACTCGTAGACCCGGCGGACCTCCGTGCGGCGTTCGGCCCCGGCCTCCAGGACCGCGCTGTGGTACCACCACACGAGGAGCCCGACGAGCAACGTGGCCAGCTCGCCCGGGAGCGCGGCGAAGTGCAGGGTCGCCCGGGTCGTGGCGGGGTCGCCGACGAGCCAGACGAGCACGTCGTAGCCCAGCACGCTGGCGGCGACGACGGCCACGAGGAGTCCTCCGGCCACGCCCGCGAGCAGCACCAGGGCCAGCCATCCGGTGTCCCGCGGGCCGCGGACGGCCTCGCGCAGCCAGTAGACGGCCCACACCACGGCGCCGACGACGAGGGTGGCGGCGCCGCGCAGGATGTCGGGCAGGCTGCCGCCGACGATGCTGTCGCTGGTCAGCCCGAAGAGCTCGCGCAGCGCGGGGGAGACCACCATGAGGAGACCGGCCGCGGCGGTGAGCAGGCCGACGAGGGAGCCCAGGAGCAGCTCCGCCCGCAGCAGGGGGCGCGGGGTGACCGACCGGCCCCACCACCGGTGCCCGCCCCAGACGGCGGTCCACACGAGAGCGGTGGCGAGACGCTGGCCGCGATAGGTGGTGGCCGTCAGTGCGCCGTCGAGCACCTCCTGCCAGGCGACCATCGCGACCACGAGGGAGATGATGCCGACGATGGTCAGGTAGGCCGCCCAGCCCAGGGAACGGGACTCCGCGGGGTCGGTGCGCAGGCGGCGCGAGGTCCACCAGGCCAGCGCGGCCCAGATCGGCAGCGCGATGAAGGTGAAGGTCAGCTGCAGGGCCAGCCCGCCGTCGTCACGGACCAGCACGCGGCCGGGGTCGAGCAGGCGTCCGAGGAGGCCGGCGACGCCGCTCCCGGCCGCGACGAGCAGCCCGGTCAGGAGCAGGAACTGGAAGAACCGGCGCACCGCCTGGCCGGAGGTCTGGGTGGCCGACGCCCCGGCCCGAGCCGTGCCGGACGGGCCCGGCCGGGCGAGCCGCACCACGACCAGGACGACGCCGACCAGGACGGCCAGCGGCACCAGGACGACCACGAGCAGGCCCACCGCCGAGAGGCTCATCGGCCGTTCCCCTCGCAGTAGTACATCGGCCAGGGCTCGCCGGTGATGACCCACGTCCCGTCGTGGCGGCGCAGCTCGTAGGTCTGCTCCTCGCGCCATTCGTCGCCGCCGAAGGGCCCGGAGCCGCCGTGCACGAACTCGACGTCGACGGTCGCGGTCTCACCGATGATGTCTACGTCGCGCAGCACGACCCGGGCGGTGGTGCGCCCGTAGCCCCGGACGTCGCTCTCGGAGCACCGCCCCTCGGGGTCCAGGTGCGTCGCGGCCACGTCGGCGTCGTCGCCGACCACCGCGCTCACGTAGGCCTGCACGACCGCCTCGGGCGAGCCCTCGGGCAGGCTCGGCCCCGACCGGGCCGCCGAGAGCACGCCGGCGACCACCGCCAGCAGCACGAGCACCCCGACCGCCAACCCCAGCACCAGACCGGCCCTGTTCCTCATGCGCGCAGCGTCCCACCGCCGCGGGACGGGGTGGGGGAGGCGCGCCACGGCGCGGGCCTCAGGTCAGGGGGCGGCCACCGCGCTGATCGGCGCCGCGGCGGGCACGCCGGAGCCGTCGCGCTTGTCGTTGGTCTCGGGCAGGTCGACGGCGACCCCGTTGGCCGAGGCGGCCATCGGGGGAGCGGCCCCGGCCCAGCCGAGGGTCAGCACGCTCTCGCCGCGCAGGAAGCGGTGGCAGCGCACGCCGCCGGTCGCCCGCCCCTTGGACGGGTAGGCCCACATGTCCGTGACCTTGACCGACCCGGCCTCCGTGCCCGGCAGGGCGTCGGCGGAGCCTGCGACGGTGACGACGACGTTCTCGGCCGCGGGGTCCACCGCCGAGAAGCCGACCACGGTGGCGCCCGGGGAGAGCTTGATGCCGGCCATACCGCCGCCGGAGCGACCCTGGGGCCGGACGAGCGAGGCGGGGTAGTGGAGCAGCTGGGCGTCGGTCGTGACGAAGACGAGCGACTCCTCGCCGGTGGTCAGCTCGACGGCGCCGACGACGCGGTCGCCGTCCTTGAGCGAGATGACCTCGAAGGACTCCTTGTTGCCGGGGTAGTCGGGGTTGACCCGCTTGACGACGCCCTGGAGGGTGCCGAGCGCCAGGCCGGGGCCCTCGCCGGCGAGCGAGGTGAGCGCGAGCACGGACTCGGCCGGGGGCAGGTCGACGAAGGCCGACAGCGGGGCGCCGCCCGACAGCGAGGGGGCGCCGGCGGTGGGAGGCAGGGCCGGGAGCTCGACCACCGACAGCCGCACGACGCGGCCCGCGGAGGTCACGAGGCCGACGTCACCGCGGGCCGTGGTGCGCACCCGCGAGACGATCACGTCGTGCTTGGCCCGGCGTCCACCGGTCTCCAGCGGCTCGGCGTCGCTCGTCCGGGCCAGCAGACCGGTCGAGGACAGCAGTACCCAGCAGGGGTCGTCGGGCACCTCGAGGGAGGCCGCGGCCCCCTTGGCGCCGGCGGTCGCCGCGGAGGTGGTGCCGGACTGGCCGTCGGACTCCAGCAGCACGGTGCGGCGGGGAGTGCCGTGCTCCTTGGCGACCTCGGCCAGCTCGTCGGAGACGACCGCGAGCAGCACCTGGGGGTCGTCGAGGATCGCCTGCAGGCGCTCGATCTCGCGGAGCAGCTCGTCGCGCTCGGCCTCGAGCTCGATCCGGGAGAACTTCGTCAGCCGGCGCAGCTGCAGCTCGAGGATGTAGTCGGCCTGCAGTTGGGACAGGTCGAAGACCTGCATGAGGCGCTGGCGGGCCATCGCCGTGTCGTCGGAGGACCGGATGAGCTGGATGACCTCGTCGATGTCGAGGATCGCGACGAGCAGGCCCTCGACGAGGTGCAAC
This genomic interval carries:
- a CDS encoding NAD(P)-dependent alcohol dehydrogenase, which encodes MRAVVFEGYQTFPVLKEVPRPTPGPGEVLLKVAGAGACHSDVGLFAEFEGDPTGLLTPPFVLGHESSGWVEEVGPGVTGFEPGAAYLVYGPTGCGRCPACSRGQDTYCAHPEEAGVAGMGLGRDGGMAEYLLAPARNLVPLGDADPIDAAPLADAGLTPYHAIKRALPSLAGGGRSALVIGLGGLGLVAVQILRALTGATVIATDVKPEAMVQAERYGAVTVPGGEGQVARIRELTGGRGVDAVLDMVGVDATLALAAGVVAQQGSLTVVGIGGGTLPWNFFTMPYEVNFSSTYWGTIEDLHEVVAMYRAGQITPVVERFRLDDALEAYRQLRDGELTSRAVVVPHGW
- a CDS encoding DUF5671 domain-containing protein translates to MSLSAVGLLVVVLVPLAVLVGVVLVVVRLARPGPSGTARAGASATQTSGQAVRRFFQFLLLTGLLVAAGSGVAGLLGRLLDPGRVLVRDDGGLALQLTFTFIALPIWAALAWWTSRRLRTDPAESRSLGWAAYLTIVGIISLVVAMVAWQEVLDGALTATTYRGQRLATALVWTAVWGGHRWWGRSVTPRPLLRAELLLGSLVGLLTAAAGLLMVVSPALRELFGLTSDSIVGGSLPDILRGAATLVVGAVVWAVYWLREAVRGPRDTGWLALVLLAGVAGGLLVAVVAASVLGYDVLVWLVGDPATTRATLHFAALPGELATLLVGLLVWWYHSAVLEAGAERRTEVRRVYEYVLAAVGLLAASAGLVMVLVTIVEAIAAGSDLVVGGSALNALLAALVLLAVGLPLWWWHWRSAQRARAASPAEELESPTRRTYLLVLFGLAGVVAVVALLTLVYLLLQDALESGIDVETMRSIRFPFGILATTSLLSAYHWTVFRTDRAETERRRSSGAPAPGGAAGTTRLRHVLLVGAGDPGVAAEVSRQVGASVQVMRRTDLHANPWVVEQVVALLQDVPTSSAVVLADTDGIRVVPVETLDPYTG
- a CDS encoding DNA gyrase/topoisomerase IV subunit A, with product MARRKPPQSEDLFDVEEKIVEVDVQEEMEGAFLEYAYSVIYSRALPDARDGLKPVQRRILYSMDELGLRPDKAHVKCSRVVGEVMGKYHPHGDSAIYDAMVRMAQPFTMRLPLVDGHGNFGSLDDGPAASRYTEARMAPAALLMTGGLDESTVDFVPNYDDQLLQPEVLPAAFPNLLVNGASGIAVGMATNMPPHNLVEVIGAARHLIANPDADLEALMRFVPGPDLPLGGRIVGLDGIREAYETGRGSFRTRATARIENVTPRKKGIVVTDLPYLVGPEKVIEKVKQLVQSKKLQGISDIIDLTDRTKGLHLVIEVKTGFNPEAVLEQLYKLTPMEESFGINNVALVDGQPRTLGLRELLKVYVDFRTSVVRRRTEHRLGKRQDRLHLVEGLLVAILDIDEVIQLIRSSDDTAMARQRLMQVFDLSQLQADYILELQLRRLTKFSRIELEAERDELLREIERLQAILDDPQVLLAVVSDELAEVAKEHGTPRRTVLLESDGQSGTTSAATAGAKGAAASLEVPDDPCWVLLSSTGLLARTSDAEPLETGGRRAKHDVIVSRVRTTARGDVGLVTSAGRVVRLSVVELPALPPTAGAPSLSGGAPLSAFVDLPPAESVLALTSLAGEGPGLALGTLQGVVKRVNPDYPGNKESFEVISLKDGDRVVGAVELTTGEESLVFVTTDAQLLHYPASLVRPQGRSGGGMAGIKLSPGATVVGFSAVDPAAENVVVTVAGSADALPGTEAGSVKVTDMWAYPSKGRATGGVRCHRFLRGESVLTLGWAGAAPPMAASANGVAVDLPETNDKRDGSGVPAAAPISAVAAP